The Spartobacteria bacterium genome contains the following window.
CAGAATCGACGATGGGATGGTGATTTTCTAACTGCCTGTCGCATTATGGACGATGGTTTGCTGGGCCGCGTGGTTTCTTATGAATCACATTTTGATCGTTTCCGCAAAGAACCCAGAAAAGCATGGCGGGAACAGGCCGGTGAAGGTACAGGAATTTTGTATGATCTGGGGTCGCATTTGATTGATCAGGCACTGACCTATTTTGGTAAGCCGACAGGAGTTTTTGCCATGGTGGCCCAGCAACGGGATGGGGCTTGCACTGACGATGCCTTTAGTATTGATCTGATATATCCTGAGATAAACGTTCGCCTGTGTGCCGGCATGCTGGTTCCTGAAGAAAATCGTCGTTTCTGCATACGTGGAACGAGCGGATCCTATATTAAATACGGCTTAGATCCGCAGGAAAAGGCCTTGAAAGCAGGTGGAGTTCCCGGAAGCGAAGGATGGGGCGTAGAAGCGGAGACCGAATGGGGTCGTTTGATTTCCCGCATCAGTGGGTTACGTATTGATGCAACCATCGAAACGCTGGCAGGGGATTATTCAGCCTATTATGCCAATGTGCATGAAGCCATGGGCACACCGTCGAAACTGATTGTTACGGGTGAACAGGCGGCGCAGGTCATTCATATTATCGAAATGGCGCGCCAAAGTGCGCTTGAAGGGCGTGTGATCAAAGATATTTAGATCGATTTATCTGATTATTTGCGAAAAAAGAACGGACGGGGGAGGACCCGTCCGTTTATTGTTTAAGGAATACGTCTACAATAGATTGCTATGTGGATTATCTCATCAAAGCCTGGCTAGCTTGGCCTTGTTTATGCCTGTTAGTTCTACGAGAAACTGGCGATTTGACCGTTGATTGTTGCACAGAATCCGTTCGCCGAGCCGACCGGTGGAAAGAGCTTTTGCTTTTACCGCTACTTTCAAATTGCCTGTTTGAGCGACCACTGTGATGAAATCGCCTTTGCGGGCGCATAGCGGTGAGCGTAAATAATTTTTGAGAATGGGATCCCCGTTTAAAATGGTTCGGCTGATTTCCATGCCAGTAATGTCTTCGGCAGTCAAAATGCGCTGTTTCCCCTTGGCGGAAAGTTCCATTTTCTGAATTTCCAGATCGTCATGCTGCAGGATGTGACCTTGCGCTAAATTGGATTTAGCGACCCATACATCATACAATTGCACCACAGCCGCATGCACCGGAACGGAACACACTTTTTGACCTTCCACATAGATGTCGTTGATGTACGTGTCGGAAAAACGGTCGGCATTTGACGACCGGGATTTACGGACACGAACCTCTGTTTGACCCGATGGAATCCAAACCTTGCGGTTAGACCGCCGGAAATCAATGCGGTAATCTCCGTCAGGGGCCTCTTCTGTGGCAACAAAGTCTTCGATGGCAACGTGCAGTTCTTCCTGTTGAATCAACCGTTTGGCACGATAAACTCGTACATTGGCAGGGCCGTTTAATGAAGCTGCTCCCATGTCCGGATATTTTTGCAGGATATACGCGATGGCCGTCAAATCATAGTCGCGCGCATCCATACAGGGTGGTGCATCAAATACTTTTCGATCAAGCCAGCTCACTGGCAGGCTGGCCGTATCCTCCAGAATGTCGCGCAGGTAAACCGTGGAACTCTTTGCAACGATTTCTGGGCGGATCATGAGTACCTGCGCTGACAAGGCGTGCAAACTCATCCATCCTGTGAAGGCTGCAGTAAGTAACATACGTATCTGTTTCATGATGGTCTCCCGCTACGTTTTTAACGTCTCAACGTGTTGGCTGTCCCGGCCATTTCATCAGCCGCTTTGATTGTCTTTGAACTGGCTTCATAGGCGCGTTGAGAAAGAATCATGTGCACCAGTTCTTCAGCGGCATTGACGGCTGATGTCTCGACGAATTTATGTGCAATGGTTCCGGTTCCGTCCTCGCCCGGGTTAAGTCCTGTCTGTGCAGCACCACTTGCCTCGGAAGGCAGATAAAGGTTCCGTCCAATGCTGCGCAGTCCTTCCGGATTGGAAAACCGCACTAGGGAGACCCGCGTTTTCTGCACTGATTCACCATTTACAATGGCTGTGAAAGAACCATCAGCAGCCACCGACATTTCGGTTGTGCCATCATCGATAGCATCAAAGCCGCTTACGCGGTAGCCATCGACGGTTACCACCTCGCCAGTCGATGTTTGACGGAAGGATCCGTCTCTTGTAAATCCCGACGTACCATCAGGTAGTACCACTTCAAAAAATCCGTCACCTTCAATAGCAAAATCTAAATCGCGGCCTGTTTCCTTGAAAGAACCTTGGCGAAAAACTTTGGATATTTCTGCTACTTTAGTGCCGTGTCCAATCTGAATGCCAGTGGGTGTCTGTGAATCGCCGACATCGCCACCGGGCGTGCGCAGGGTGGAGTACAGCATGTCTTCAAAGGTAATACGACTAGGCTTGTATCCGTTCGTATTTACATTAGCCAAATTATTGGCGATGGTGTCCAGCGCGAGCTCCTGAGCCCGCATGCCGGTAACGCCTGACCATAATGCTCTTTCCATAACTGCCTTCTTTCCTGCCGATCGATGTCTCTAAATAGTGCTGTCGCGAACTACGTGGACAGGGATGTGATCATCCGTGTTTCATTTTCATCGTGAGATTTCAGCATGTTGCTGTTCGCTTCAAAAGCCCGCATGCAGCTGATCATTTCCGCCATTTCTTCGTAAATGGTGGTATTGCTGGTTTCCAGTGCGCGATGAACAACTTCAAAAGATTCCTCTCCGGCATTTTTTACCGATTGCCCTTCACCCGGCTTGAACAAAGTTGTTCCTACACGGTCTAATTGGCTCATGTCGTCAAATGCGACAACCCGCAATTGATCAATCACACCGTTGTCTCGATCCCTGATTGTCCCGTCGGCACCAACTAACAGCTGGCTGGGATTGAGTTCTGTAGGAATGGTAATGGCCCCGTTTTCTCCAATCACAGGGAATCCGTCGTTATTTAACAGACGGCCATCTGCAGTGAGGTGGAATTCACCATTGCGGGTGTACAGCTGCTGTCCTTCTCCTTGGACTGCAAAGAATCCATCTCCCTGTATTGCAAAGTCCAACGGTCGATCCGTCATTTTCAATGAACCTTTTTCATAGTTCACTGAAACGGGGTCGTAGGAACCTCGCTCTTTTTTATCATTATAAAATTCTAAATCCTGATTGAGGAGTGTGTCAAAGGTCTGCTCACCGACCTGTAGCTTCTTAAACCCTGGCATATCGCAGTTTGCAAGGTTTTCAGTAATCGATAGAAGCCGATCCTGCTCCCTCGATATCATTCTAAATGCTGGGCTGTAAAATCCTGTACTCATGCCATTACAACAAGCAGACTGCATGCCACTGGATGCATATTGTTCTCAGCAGAATTTTACTTGAGCTAAAGGAAATAAGACGTCTTCAGTATTTCCGGCGATATCATAACGCCGTATTAGCACCAGTGCCCCAAATCGCGGATCGTATACATTCCATCCCATCCACCACGCATTTTGCGTGCGCCCGTTTTACGATTCGCACCGAAATATTCCGGATTGTGCGTAAAAAAGTCTTCCACAAAATCTTTTGACCCCAGAACCTGTCCATCGCAAAAATACCTACTTCGACATTGCAGTCGCTCAAAATCGGAGATTTTCATTCGCTTGCGCAATTTATCCGAAGTCAAATCCCTTTCCAACAGCGCAAAATGCGGATTTTTACGTACTTCCGCATACATCAAAATGCGTTCCCAGTAGATTTTTGAGGCATCGCTCCAGTTATCGATCTTCTCCTTCGCCCGTACCTCGTCATCCAGTCTTTCTACTCCCGAAGCCAGTGTCAAAATTCCTTGCCTGGCCGCCTTAACCCCGCCCATCGCTTCGCCTAATCCGCAAAACCGATATTCCTTCGGATCACTTACCATACCCGCCCGCACGGGATTCATCTCAATATATGCAGCCATAGTCCGTAATGCCAATCCATCCTCGACTAATACGCTCTTAAACCGATGCTCCCATAATGTCCCGTACCGATTATTACGCCGATTATACCAGCAGGAAAACCGCTGTTTTACCTGCTTCATAAACTCGCTAATATCATGCATTCGTATAAGATAGCGATGTTTATCCTCCTTTAGAAGGTCTAACAGCCTCATTCGTTCCCATTCCGCCCAACGCACTCGAATCTCATCCACTTCATCTTCAGTATACAGGTATGTCAGTCGCCTCATCAGTTCATCATCAGAAATTGAATATATCGCATTGCGCTCCGGTTCCTCCAGTAACAGGTGAATATGATTTGTCATTACCGCATATGTCAGAACATTTACGCCCGTAAACCCTTCCACCCGTCGAAGTAACCGACGCATATGTTCTTTTTCCTGTGTACCCAGCAACATTTCACGCCCCACGATACGTGATATGCAATGGTAGTAGGCCAGATGATTTCGTTTGATTCGTTTATATCTCATAACTGCATGAGAACATAACAATGAGAGCTATGCAATAATAAATATGTATAAAGTGTGGAGAAATATAGTATTCATCATGACTTCCTCCCGGGCAAGGAAGTCTGAAATCAAATCGTGATGGCTCATAGCGAGTTTAAATAGCCGAGTATAACTCGGCGTTTCCTTGCATATGCAACATGCGTATAAAAATGTGACGCATGCATCATCTTGCGTGGTGTTACTACTGTAAAAGGAGCAGGAGGATACCGCTTGTGCCGGATTGCACTTTGTAGGTGACGGTGGTGGTCGTGGTTAGGCCGTCATAGATGGTCAGCTGGATGTCATTCGGTGTTCTCCAGCCACTGACTGTTTTGAATTCGGCGGTATAGGTTCCTGTTATGATGTTGGTCAGGTTATACCCGCTTGCTAGCCAATTGGTACTGGTTGTCAATCGCCATGCGGCTCCATTGGAAAGCACCTCGTCGGGCTGAAGACTACAGGTGGCGTTGCCATAGGTGATTTGTACGTAGACGCCGGTGGTGGTCGTCAGCTGATCCTTTACGATGGACAGGGACTGGGTGGCGGGGGAATACCACCCGTCGATGGATTTGAATATCTGGGTATAGGTTCCCACCGGCAGGTTAGCTATGGATTGGTCGGTATTGTGCCATGACGTGTCATATCCGCTGGTTAACTGCCATTGCGCACCTGCAGCAGCTGCATTGGCGGGCAGGAGAGTGGTTTGTACGGAGCCGTGCTGCTGTGTGTAGGTGGCGGTGATGGATACACTGGCCCCGTTTGTGACGGTTCTGCTTGTAACAGGCGGCGTATCCCATCCGTTCACTGCGCTGTATTCCGTGGTGTAGGTTCCTGTGGGCAGATTATCAATGCGGCCATAGGAGGCAAACCAGTTGGTTTCGAGGGCACAGTTATGCAATCGCCAGCGAGCACTGTCCTGCGTCAGGTTGGGATCAAAATTCAACGCGACCTGCATGCTGCCCACTGGAAACAGCTGGAAATCAATGTTGGAGATACTCTGGCCCGGGCTGCCGCTGAGGATGGAGGCCATTGCTGCGGAAAGCCTCTGATTGTAGTACATACGTCCGTAGCTGGCAGGTGCGGGCATTTCGGCCGCGATAATCACACTGGTCGTTGTCGACACCACAAACTGGTAGCTGCCATTCGTGTCGGATGTCGCCCCGTCGGCACGCAACCAGTTGCCGGTGGTATAAACTTCAGGATATACGTACGCTCCTGCGATGGCCGTCCCGTTCGGATCGGAGACCTTACCCGCGATACGCATGCCTTGTTCCATGAAAAAATGAATGTTTGTGGCAGGGCTGCTCTGTGTGGTGGTGACCACGTCGGCATCCTCAACAGTCGACTGATGGTTATAATACTGCGCCACATAGCATGTATTGGAATCAGGTCTGGCAAAAACGATATAGTTTGTTCCTGCGTCGACATCAATGGAATACATGCCATTGGAGGCGGCGACCGCACCCACAAATTCAGTCAGCCTCGGACTCGTATTGGTGATGCGATGGACTTCAACCCATGCCGGCACATAATTTGTTCCCGACATTACTTTTCCCGAGATAGGAGCGCTCTGGTTCAGGTAGAAGTTTACTGCATCTAAGCCCGAGGAGGGCAGTGCAACATTGTTGGAGTATCCGCGAACATAATTGGTGAATGATTCCATATCGGTACTGACATTATAGATTCCGGTGGTCAGGAACAGGGTGTAGCGGCCTGCGTTGTCGGTCACGCTGTTGAACAGCCACGCGTACCCATTTGTTTCGCTGGCACCAACTCGGCCGTTGGCCAAGCCGTCTGTGGTCTGAGCATCATAAACCCCTCCACCCAGCTGTATGCCTTTTACCGGGGCGATGACCGTATTGGTGTACACCGGAGCGGTTTCGGGGACGATGATGGTGACGTCATCCGAAAGTGGGATATAGCCTTGTGCCAGCAGCGTCTCTTCGGGAAGTTCTCCACTGTAGGTCTTTCCGCCGATCACTCCCATCTGATAGGAGCCATCGGCAATAGAACATCCTACGGATGCTACGACCAGTGATGGTGTTTCCGCTACGGCAAATACTTGAACACCTCCAATTGGCGAGTCATCCGACCCCGTAATGGAACCCATCAGAAGGGTATCAGGACGAATGCAGACCATGTTGGCTGTGGATTCGGAACGTTCCCCGGCACTGCCCATCCATCCGTTGAAGGACAGGTCCTGATTCGCGGCAAAGACGATGCCGGGCATGCCTGTGGGCACGGGCATGGCATAGGCTCCCGAATCATCGGTAATGGCCCATGCGGATATGTCGGGTTCATCGTCATCACTACGT
Protein-coding sequences here:
- a CDS encoding oxidoreductase, with amino-acid sequence MKKYYVGLVGYGMSSRVFHAPLIRAAEGLILKSVVERHGRTSQQCYPDVSVVRSIDALLKDDDIQLVVIATPNNTHFPLAKKALEAGRHVVLDKPFTCTYAEAQELCELAKKKKRILSAFQNRRWDGDFLTACRIMDDGLLGRVVSYESHFDRFRKEPRKAWREQAGEGTGILYDLGSHLIDQALTYFGKPTGVFAMVAQQRDGACTDDAFSIDLIYPEINVRLCAGMLVPEENRRFCIRGTSGSYIKYGLDPQEKALKAGGVPGSEGWGVEAETEWGRLISRISGLRIDATIETLAGDYSAYYANVHEAMGTPSKLIVTGEQAAQVIHIIEMARQSALEGRVIKDI
- the flgA gene encoding flagellar basal body P-ring formation protein FlgA, which codes for MKQIRMLLTAAFTGWMSLHALSAQVLMIRPEIVAKSSTVYLRDILEDTASLPVSWLDRKVFDAPPCMDARDYDLTAIAYILQKYPDMGAASLNGPANVRVYRAKRLIQQEELHVAIEDFVATEEAPDGDYRIDFRRSNRKVWIPSGQTEVRVRKSRSSNADRFSDTYINDIYVEGQKVCSVPVHAAVVQLYDVWVAKSNLAQGHILQHDDLEIQKMELSAKGKQRILTAEDITGMEISRTILNGDPILKNYLRSPLCARKGDFITVVAQTGNLKVAVKAKALSTGRLGERILCNNQRSNRQFLVELTGINKAKLARL
- the flgG gene encoding flagellar basal-body rod protein FlgG, producing MERALWSGVTGMRAQELALDTIANNLANVNTNGYKPSRITFEDMLYSTLRTPGGDVGDSQTPTGIQIGHGTKVAEISKVFRQGSFKETGRDLDFAIEGDGFFEVVLPDGTSGFTRDGSFRQTSTGEVVTVDGYRVSGFDAIDDGTTEMSVAADGSFTAIVNGESVQKTRVSLVRFSNPEGLRSIGRNLYLPSEASGAAQTGLNPGEDGTGTIAHKFVETSAVNAAEELVHMILSQRAYEASSKTIKAADEMAGTANTLRR
- a CDS encoding flagellar hook-basal body protein codes for the protein MQSACCNGMSTGFYSPAFRMISREQDRLLSITENLANCDMPGFKKLQVGEQTFDTLLNQDLEFYNDKKERGSYDPVSVNYEKGSLKMTDRPLDFAIQGDGFFAVQGEGQQLYTRNGEFHLTADGRLLNNDGFPVIGENGAITIPTELNPSQLLVGADGTIRDRDNGVIDQLRVVAFDDMSQLDRVGTTLFKPGEGQSVKNAGEESFEVVHRALETSNTTIYEEMAEMISCMRAFEANSNMLKSHDENETRMITSLST
- a CDS encoding transposase translates to MRYKRIKRNHLAYYHCISRIVGREMLLGTQEKEHMRRLLRRVEGFTGVNVLTYAVMTNHIHLLLEEPERNAIYSISDDELMRRLTYLYTEDEVDEIRVRWAEWERMRLLDLLKEDKHRYLIRMHDISEFMKQVKQRFSCWYNRRNNRYGTLWEHRFKSVLVEDGLALRTMAAYIEMNPVRAGMVSDPKEYRFCGLGEAMGGVKAARQGILTLASGVERLDDEVRAKEKIDNWSDASKIYWERILMYAEVRKNPHFALLERDLTSDKLRKRMKISDFERLQCRSRYFCDGQVLGSKDFVEDFFTHNPEYFGANRKTGARKMRGGWDGMYTIRDLGHWC